Proteins encoded in a region of the Botrytis cinerea B05.10 chromosome 11, complete sequence genome:
- the Bchnm1 gene encoding Bchnm1, whose protein sequence is MDIPKLDDVSSPNVTIYEPDLIPNARTSQDSGANHDMRRKFTLWSILGEGFSLTNSWFGISSALITGIDSGGPALFVYGIPLVAFVSVFVGCSLSELASAMPNAAGQHFWVMELAPKRYARPLSFVTGYCAWAGSLFASASVSLAVASAAVGCWQLNHSDFIIHEVHIFVAYQIVNLFTFLFNCYGRILPTLGTITLYMSLISFGIILLFVPSQAPTHQDVKFVFATFINNTGWSNNGIAFIVGLVNANWAFSCLDSAVHLAEEAHQPEVVIPISIMATIAIGFTTAWFFVIAMFFSLNNFDAVVGTFTKVPILELFYQSVGNRYAAIFLESLIMATGIGCLVACHTLQSRLCWTFARDGGVPFHRSFAKINATLDVPFRAHVMSATVVAILGCLYLLSTTAFNSMVIGCIVLPYISYSIPLLCLLHKGRDKISHGPFWLGKFGYFANIVTIVWTLFALIMFSFPINLPVTASNMNYISVIYCIFACIIGIDWISRGRLQYRYKLYEELQTDYESGESLLHNHSS, encoded by the exons ATGGATATCCCAAAGCTTGACGATGTTTCGTCACCCAATGTCACCATCTACGAGCCAGATCTTATCCCCAACGCAAGAACGAGTCAAGATAGTGGTGCAAATCACGATATGCGACGTAAATTCACTCTCTGGTCAATACTGGGAGAAGGGTTCTCTCTCACAAATTCATGGTTTGGAATTTCAAGTGCTTTAATCACAGGCATAGATTCTGGCGGTCCTGCCCTGTTTGTGTATGGAATACCTCTTGTTGCATTCGTGAGTGTTTTTGTAGGATGCTCGTTATCAGAATTGGCAAGTGCGATGCCAAATGCTGCAGGACAGCATTTTTGGGTTATGGAATTAGCTCCCAAGAGATATGCCAGGCCTTTGTCATTTGTGACTGGATACTGTGCATGGGCTGGATCCTTGTTTGCATCAGCGAGTGTATCATTGGCGGTCGCATCAGCAGCAGTTGGATGCTGGCAATTGAATCACTCTGATTT TATCATCCATGAAGTGCATATTTTTGTTGCATACCAAATAGTCAATCTATTTACTTTTCTATTCAATTGCTACGGTAGAATTTTACCTACACTTGGGACTATTACTCTTTACATGTCTTTGATTTCCTTTGGaatcattcttctttttgtgcCATCACAAGCCCCAACGCATCAAGACGTTAAATTTGTCTTCGCAACCTTCATTAACAATACTGGCTGGTCAAACAATGGTATTGCTTTCATTGTCGGTCTTGTAAACGCAAACTGGGCATTTTCTTGTCTTGATAGCGCTGTGCACCTAGCAGAAGAAGCTCATCAACCAGAAGTAGTCATTCCAATCTCAATCATGGCTACGATTGCGATTGGATTTACGACTGCGTGGTTCTTCGTTATTGCGATGTTCTTCAGTCTCAACAACTTTGATGCTGTTGTCGGAACGTTTACAAAAGTACCGATTCTGGAATTGTTTTATCAGTCAGTCGGAAATCGATACGCTGCAATTTTCCTCGAGTCTCTTATCATGGCGACTGGAATTGGTTGTCTTGTAGCATGTCATACGTTGCAATCGCGGTTGTGCTGGACCTTTGCTCGAGATGGAGGTGTTCCATTCCACCGATCTTTTGCCAAGATTAATGCTACTTTAGATGTCCCGTTTCGAGCACACGTCATGAGCGCAACAGTTGTTGCTATACTTGGATGTCTATATCTACTATCAACAACTGCTTTCAATAG CATGGTCATTGGTTGTATTGTCCTCCCGTATATATCTTACAGCATTCCTCTTCTATGCTTGCTTCATAAGGGTCGCGATAAAATCTCACATGGGCCCTTCTGGCTTGGTAAGTTTGGCTATTTTGCCAACATAGTGACAATCGTTTGGACACTATTTGCACTCATTAT GTTCTCATTTCCAATAAATCTTCCGGTGACTGCATCCA ATATGAATTACATCAGTGTCATTTACTGTATCTTTGCTTGCATAATTGGCATTGATTGGATTTCTCGAGGTCGATTACAATATCGATATAAACTCTACGAAGAGTTGCAAACGGACTACGAGAGTGGGGAGTCATTG ttacACAATCATTCCTCATGA
- the Bpk4 gene encoding Bpk4: MLDYNRELPPCFPPTKVAFQGNPHHQYPPSQVHPYHTPFSSHHTYPTPPPSPLSFAMPQDHRIGTILGETLLLSRVLGSGAYGTVYYAQDLSTGKEYAVKALNKRNAYGQPLDARQRAYQSREIALHWSASAHPNIVSMYKILDDPDCTYVILDYYQEGDLFSNITEGGRYVGHDALIRSIFLQILDATEHCHRLGIYHRDLKPENILVANSGHTVCLADFGLATQEPTSRDHACGSTFYMSPECLEQSYKPYRCAPNDVWSLGVILVNLTFGRNPWRQASWDDATYNAFLKNPDFLKTILNPSDELNVILQMIFQQDPDLRITVPELRLRIQQLPGFYASPSQGSCRTPAPIVGNLTNDSGYSTSSPCVASPFRSSTSSRDSAIYTDDGCTSTLNGITNSTRSSRSTGNSLIDSNNRDNANRDVLAHRHAYFNGLPTPSGSQGSCQSSSIYTKVGTPFPRKF, from the exons ATGTTGGATTATAATAGGGAGTTACCACCATGTTTCCCACCAACCAAAGTTGCTTTTCAAGGCAATCCTCATCACCAATATCCACCATCTCAGGTCCACCCATATCATAcaccattttcatctcaCCATACATATCCAACCCCACCTCCATCACCACTATCATTTGCGATGCCTCAGGATCATAGGATAGGTACAATACTTGGAGAAACTCTATTATTGTCTCGAGTCTTAGGCTCAGGAGCCTACGGAACTGTTTATTATGCTCAGGATTTGTCCACTGGAAAAGAGTATGCTGTAAAGGCGctcaacaaaagaaatgCCTACGGGCAGCCCTTGGACGCAAGACAACGAGCCTATCAATCAAGAGAGATAGCCCTGCACTGGAGTGCTTCCGCGCATCCTAACATAGTTTCGATGTACAAGATTCTCGATGACCCGGACTGCACCTATGTTATTCTGGACTACTACCAGGAAGGAgatcttttttcaaatattaccGAGGGTGGTAGATATGTAGGTCATGATGCCCTGATCCGGAGCATCTTCCTCCAAATTTTGGATGCCACGGAACATTGCCACCGCCTTGGAATATACCATAGGGATCTCAAGCCTGAGAACATTCTGGTCGCCAATTCCGGTCATACCGTTTGCCTAGCAGACTTTGGATTGGCCACCCAGGAGCCAACATCTCGCGATCACGCATGCGGATCTACATTCTACATGTCTCCAG AGTGTCTAGAACAATCATATAAGCCATACAGATGTGCCCCAAACGATGTCTGGTCTCTCGGAGTGATCTTGGTCAACCTTACCTTTGGAAGAAATCCTTGGAGACAAGCCTCATGGGACGATGCTACATACAATGCTTTTCTCAAGAACCCAGATTTCTTGAAAACTATTTTGAACCCATCGGACGAGCTCAATGTCATTTTACAAATGATCTTTCAACAGGACCCAGATCTCCGTATCACCGTTCCAGAGCTGAGGTTAAGAATACAACAATTGCCAGGTTTCTACGCTTCCCCTTCCCAAGGATCTTGCCGTACACCCGCACCAATTGTCGGTAATTTGACCAATGACTCTGGGTACTCTACCTCATCTCCATGTGTCGCAAGTCCATTTCGATCCTCAACCTCGTCTCGCGACTCTGCTATTTATACCGATGATGGGTGTACCAGCACACTAAATGGAATCACTAATTCGACTCGATCGTCACGCAGCACCGGCAATTCTTTAATAGATTCAAACAACCGTGATAACGCAAATCGCGATGTGCTTGCCCATAGGCATGCTTACTTTAATGGACTACCAACACCTTCTGGCTCTCAAGGATCTTGCCAGTCATCTTCAATTTATACAAAAGTTGGAACACCTTTCCCACGGAAGTTTTGA